A window of Clostridioides sp. ES-S-0010-02 genomic DNA:
GACATTTACAATAAAGAAGGGTGTAAAATTCCATGATGGTGTAGATTTGAATGCAGATTCAGTAGTAAAAAATTTTGAACGTTATATGAATATGAAAACGAAATCTTCACCTTTTTATTCGTTTGATATAGAAAAGACATATCCTAATTTACAAAGTGTGGATAAAGTTTCTGACTATGAAGTTAAACTTACTTTCAGTAAACCAATATCAACTTTAATATACAACATGGCTAGATTTGGAAGTGCTATGTATAGTCCAGAGTGTTTTGATGTAAAAACGGGAGACTTTACTAAGTATGCACAAGGAACTGGTCCATTTAAGATAAAAGAACGAGAAAAAGAACAATTTGTTTTGTTAGAGAGAAATCAAGACTATTATGGAGATAAAAGTAAAGTTAAAAATGTAAGAGTAAATGTAATTAAAGATGCACAAACTCGTTACACAGCACTTAAATCAGAGGAAATTATGGGTGTTATGGATTTAGGGGCTATTACTCCAGAGTTAGCTAGTGAGCTAATAAAGGATGAAAACTTTGAGATTAAAACATCTCCATCAACAATAACTCAATTTGTATCTACAAACGGTACTAGGGCACCATTTAATAATGTTAAGATAAAAGAAGCACTAAGCTTGTTGGTGGATAGAGAAACTATAGTAAATAAATTTTATGGAGGATATGGAACTCCGACTATGAATATATTGAACCAAGGTTCACCTTTTGCTAAGGAAATTAAACCTGTTTATGATGCAGAAAAAGCAAAAAAAATTATAAAGAATGAGTTAAAAGGGGAAACAAAAGAGTTAGAGTTTATAATACCATCTTATGGTGTAGACCGTTATCCATACAAAACTGTAGCAGAGTATATACAATCTGTATTAAGTGAAGTTGGATTAAACTCTAAAATAACTATACTTGATGGTGCTGCTTTTAAGGAAGCACAAAAAACAGGAAATTATGACATAGCACTTCACACTCAAGGGCTTCCAAATGCAGAACCATTTTCTATATTTGATAGTTATATGAGAAGCACAGGGTCAAGTAATATAGCTTATTCATTGGGCTATAAAAATGAAAGAGCAGATGAATTAATAGGTCAATTAGAAAAAACAATGGATTTAGATAAAAGAAGTAAAATATATGATGAGCTTCAAGATATATCATCAGAACACCCATCAGCTATACCATTATTTGAAGATGTTAACTTAATTGCCTATAATAAAAAAATAACTGGATACAAACCTACATTATATGGGACTACATTAGCAAATATGGAGTGGAGTAAGTAGTGAAAACACCATTTAAATATTTAATTAGAAGGATATTGATGACTATCCCTATTTTGATAGGAATAACTTTTCTAGGATTTATATTAGGGGTTATAGCACCTGGTGACCCAGCAGTTGAATATTTAAGCATGGATGGTATTTCTGCTCCTACAGATGAAGAAATAGAAAGAGTTAGAGAAGAGTTAGGGTTAAATGATAATATTATAGTTCAGTATATTAATTGGACTAAAAAAGCTATGACTGGAGATTTAGGACTTTCCTATATCAAAAAGACATCTATCACAGAAGAGATATTAAGAAGGTTACCAATAACCTTCTCTTTATCTTTAATGGCTATGTTTTTTGTTATAGTGTTATCTATACCATTAGCTATAATCATGGCTTTAAAAAAGGATTCAGCGATAGATAAGATTGGCACTTTTGTATCTTTACTTATGATATCTATTCCAGGGTTTTGGTTAGCTATTATTATGTTAAGTATATTTTGTGAGAATCTTAGATGGCTACCTACGAGTGGGTATGGTACGATTAAACATTTAATAATGCCTGGATTTGTTTTAGCAGCTGGGACTATAGGAACTGTAGCAAGGTTAAATAGAGCAACTTTAATAGAAAGTATAGGACAAAACTATATAACAGTGGCAAAAGCTAAGGGTCTGTCAAATAAAATAGTTATTTTTAAGTATGCTTTTTTAAATTCATTAATGCCCATTGTAACAGTTCTGGGAAACTATTTTGGTGCTATTTTAGGAGGCTCCACAGTGGTTGAGGTTATTTTTAGTATTCCAGGTATGGGAAGTTATGTAATACAAGGAATAATGAGTAGAGATTATCCAGTGGTACAAGGATATGTGCTATTTACAGGAATTATATTTATAGTGTTTAATTTAATTGTAGACATATGTTACCTATTTCTTAATCCTAAAATGAGGGTGGGAGGTAAATGAGATGAATAAATTTAAAGAAATGTTATTTATACATAAACTAGCTTTTTTAGTGCTAATAATTATGATACTTGTTGCAATATTTGCACCAGAGTTAGCTCCATATGACCCTAATAAAGTACAAATGGATGATAGATTAATGGGAATTTCTAGAGAACATATACTTGGTACAGATACTCTAGGCAGAGATATTCTAAGTAGGATATTATATGGAGCCAGAGTATCAATATCTTTAGCTTTTTTAGCAACCTTATTAACAATGCTATTTGGTAGTTTTGTGGGTATAATAGCAGGATATTGTGGTGGGATAGTAGATACGATAATACAGTCAATTGTAAATATATTTCAAGGTCTTCCAAGTCTTAGCTTTATGATTGCTCTTGCTGGAGTTCTTGGGCCAGGTATAAAAAGTTTATTAATTGCAATAGTATTCACTTCTTGGGCTGGTTTTTCAAGAATAGTTAGAGGAGAGGTATTAAAGGTAAAAGAAGAAAAATATGTTGAAGGTGCAAGAGCACTAGGGGCTAGTCATATTTATATAATTTTGCACTATATAATTCCAAATATATTTGCTCCTTTTATAGTACTATTTGCAATAAGGGTAGGAAAAAGTGTACTTTCTATGGCATCGTTAAGTTTTTTAGGTCTAGGAATACAACCCCCACAAGCAGATTGGGGTGTTATGATAAATGATGCTAAGACTCATTTTAGAAGCTATCCAAATCTATTATTAGCACCTGGGTTTAGTATATTATTATTGTGTTGCAGTATAAATTTAATTGGAGATGCACTAAGGGATATGTTTGATGAAAAAAGCAACACTTTAAGCCAATATCTTTAGAAGGAATAAAAACTATGAATAGAGATATAAGTATAAAAGATTTAAAAATTCATTTTAATACTAAGGAAGGAAAAGTAAGAGCTGTAGATGGAATATCTAGAACCTTTCAAAGTGGTAAAATTACAGGAATTATTGGAGAAACTGGAAGTGGAAAATCGGTACTAGGACTAGGGATTTTGAACCTTGTATCTAATAACTCAACTGTTTCAGGCAGTGTCTTATATGAAGAAAAAGATTTGCTAAAAATTAAAGAAAATGAAATTAGAGAAATCAGAGGGAAAAAAATAGCGTTAATACCCCAAAATCCATCAAGTTCTTTTAATCCAATATTGAAAATAGGAAGTCATATGAATGAACTTTTTTATTATCATGGAAAAGAAAAAAAGAATTCTTGTAAGAGTAAAAGTTTGGAGATATTAAAAAATTTTTTTTTCTCAAATAGTGAGTTGGTTTATAATTCGTATGGATTTCAGTTAAGTGGAGGTATGAGTCAAAGAGCATTAGCAGCTATAGGGACAGCACTAAAACCTAACTGGGTAATTGCAGATGAACCAACTAAAGGGTTGGATGCAATAATAAGAAAGCAAGTATATGAAGTATTTTATGATTTAAGAAGTAATATGGGCGTTAGCATGATACTTATAACTCATGATTTAATGCTAGCTAAAAAGCTTTGTGATGAAGTTGTAGTTATGTATGCAGGTAAAATCATAGAAGAGGGTACAAAAAATAGTATCTTTAATAATCCACTACATCCTTATACGAGAGGTTTAATTGATTCACAGCCAAATAAAAAATTAATACCCATTGAAGGGATAGCGCCAAGTCTAACAAACTTACCAAAAGGATGTAGATTTTCTCCGAGATGCAAGGTTGCAAAAAAAACATGTATTGATTATGAACCAAGACTATTTGATGTTAATGGTTCAAAAGTGAGGTGTTTTCTTTATGATAAGAGTTTGCAACCTTTATAAGGAGTTTAAAAGCGGAATAATCAATAAAAAGATAGTTAAGGCGGTAGATGATGTATCTTTTGAAATCAAAGAGGGAAAAACCTTAGGTCTTGTAGGAGAAAGTGGATGCGGAAAATCAACTTTATCAAGGCTTATTTTAAGACTTATTAAATGTGACAGAGGTAAAATTTATTTTAATGGTAGAGATATCAGTAATTATGATTTTTCTCAAATGAGGGATTTAAGAAAAGAGATACAGATAATATTTCAACATCCAGATTCTGCCCTAAGCCCTAAAAAAACTATATATGGGAGCCTTGTGGAACCATTAAAAATTCATAAACTCTATGAAAAGAATAAAGCAAGAGAATACATAATGGAATATTTAAGTTTTGTTGGGCTTAGTGAGGAAATTTTAAATAGATACCCAC
This region includes:
- a CDS encoding ABC transporter substrate-binding protein, with product MRKISKGKLSSIILAIMLMLSLITGCSKPEENNDVSKMNNEKEVVLAAARDLAPGEQDAYYTSSILYVWEPLIGLGDDGKPKAELAEKWSNSGDYKEWTFTIKKGVKFHDGVDLNADSVVKNFERYMNMKTKSSPFYSFDIEKTYPNLQSVDKVSDYEVKLTFSKPISTLIYNMARFGSAMYSPECFDVKTGDFTKYAQGTGPFKIKEREKEQFVLLERNQDYYGDKSKVKNVRVNVIKDAQTRYTALKSEEIMGVMDLGAITPELASELIKDENFEIKTSPSTITQFVSTNGTRAPFNNVKIKEALSLLVDRETIVNKFYGGYGTPTMNILNQGSPFAKEIKPVYDAEKAKKIIKNELKGETKELEFIIPSYGVDRYPYKTVAEYIQSVLSEVGLNSKITILDGAAFKEAQKTGNYDIALHTQGLPNAEPFSIFDSYMRSTGSSNIAYSLGYKNERADELIGQLEKTMDLDKRSKIYDELQDISSEHPSAIPLFEDVNLIAYNKKITGYKPTLYGTTLANMEWSK
- a CDS encoding ABC transporter permease, whose translation is MKTPFKYLIRRILMTIPILIGITFLGFILGVIAPGDPAVEYLSMDGISAPTDEEIERVREELGLNDNIIVQYINWTKKAMTGDLGLSYIKKTSITEEILRRLPITFSLSLMAMFFVIVLSIPLAIIMALKKDSAIDKIGTFVSLLMISIPGFWLAIIMLSIFCENLRWLPTSGYGTIKHLIMPGFVLAAGTIGTVARLNRATLIESIGQNYITVAKAKGLSNKIVIFKYAFLNSLMPIVTVLGNYFGAILGGSTVVEVIFSIPGMGSYVIQGIMSRDYPVVQGYVLFTGIIFIVFNLIVDICYLFLNPKMRVGGK
- a CDS encoding ABC transporter permease encodes the protein MNKFKEMLFIHKLAFLVLIIMILVAIFAPELAPYDPNKVQMDDRLMGISREHILGTDTLGRDILSRILYGARVSISLAFLATLLTMLFGSFVGIIAGYCGGIVDTIIQSIVNIFQGLPSLSFMIALAGVLGPGIKSLLIAIVFTSWAGFSRIVRGEVLKVKEEKYVEGARALGASHIYIILHYIIPNIFAPFIVLFAIRVGKSVLSMASLSFLGLGIQPPQADWGVMINDAKTHFRSYPNLLLAPGFSILLLCCSINLIGDALRDMFDEKSNTLSQYL
- a CDS encoding ABC transporter ATP-binding protein, translating into MNRDISIKDLKIHFNTKEGKVRAVDGISRTFQSGKITGIIGETGSGKSVLGLGILNLVSNNSTVSGSVLYEEKDLLKIKENEIREIRGKKIALIPQNPSSSFNPILKIGSHMNELFYYHGKEKKNSCKSKSLEILKNFFFSNSELVYNSYGFQLSGGMSQRALAAIGTALKPNWVIADEPTKGLDAIIRKQVYEVFYDLRSNMGVSMILITHDLMLAKKLCDEVVVMYAGKIIEEGTKNSIFNNPLHPYTRGLIDSQPNKKLIPIEGIAPSLTNLPKGCRFSPRCKVAKKTCIDYEPRLFDVNGSKVRCFLYDKSLQPL
- a CDS encoding ABC transporter ATP-binding protein; the encoded protein is MIRVCNLYKEFKSGIINKKIVKAVDDVSFEIKEGKTLGLVGESGCGKSTLSRLILRLIKCDRGKIYFNGRDISNYDFSQMRDLRKEIQIIFQHPDSALSPKKTIYGSLVEPLKIHKLYEKNKAREYIMEYLSFVGLSEEILNRYPHQVSGGQIQRVALARVLLLNPKFMILDEPTSMLDVSVQAQVIQVLKKAQKQFNITYLFISHDIDLVKEVSDEVAVMLNGKIVEIIDAKELYKSAKHAYTKELVENFTNF